From one Candidatus Marinarcus aquaticus genomic stretch:
- the bcp gene encoding thioredoxin-dependent thiol peroxidase gives MLEVGTKAPEFCIPNQDDVEICLRDLAGKWIVLYFYPRDNTPGCTTEACDFTAAMPDFEGLDALILGVSPDTPAKHRNFIEKQSLDITLLADEDKKVCEAYGVWQLKKFMGRESMGVVRSTFIINPEGKIAAAWEKVNVRKKKKVKGETVEVLHVDVVKETLKELQSK, from the coding sequence ATGTTAGAAGTTGGAACAAAAGCTCCAGAGTTTTGTATTCCCAATCAAGATGATGTTGAAATTTGTCTGAGAGATTTAGCGGGAAAATGGATTGTATTATATTTTTATCCTCGGGACAACACACCTGGTTGTACCACAGAAGCTTGCGACTTTACTGCTGCAATGCCAGACTTTGAAGGCTTAGATGCGTTGATTTTGGGTGTCAGTCCTGACACACCTGCTAAACACAGAAACTTTATAGAAAAGCAATCACTGGATATCACACTTTTAGCAGATGAAGATAAAAAAGTGTGTGAAGCGTATGGTGTATGGCAACTTAAAAAGTTCATGGGACGAGAGTCTATGGGTGTTGTAAGAAGCACCTTTATTATCAATCCTGAAGGAAAAATTGCAGCAGCTTGGGAAAAAGTCAACGTTCGAAAGAAGAAAAAAGTCAAAGGTGAAACGGTAGAAGTCCTTCACGTAGACGTTGTTAAAGAGACATTAAAAGAATTACAATCAAAATAA
- the cmoA gene encoding carboxy-S-adenosyl-L-methionine synthase CmoA has translation MIDKVFEKSITKQFEFDEEVASVFDDMLNRSVPYYKEMQRLTINFALNFLENNDKVYDLGCSTASTLIELAKHCDKELQLIGIDNSNAMLNRAKNKAKAFGVAIEFIEGDIHDIALEDAKLIISNYTLQFIRPLHREKLVQKIYDSLESGGVFIFSEKVISSNKTLNKQSIDEYYKFKKTQGYSEFEIAQKREALENVLIPYSEEENRQMIEDAGFSHCETLFKWVNFATFIAIK, from the coding sequence ATGATAGATAAAGTATTTGAAAAATCTATAACCAAACAATTTGAGTTTGATGAAGAGGTTGCATCCGTTTTTGATGACATGCTCAACCGTTCTGTTCCATACTACAAAGAGATGCAACGATTGACCATCAATTTTGCTTTGAATTTTTTAGAGAACAATGATAAAGTGTATGATTTAGGTTGTTCAACTGCTTCAACACTGATTGAACTTGCAAAACATTGTGATAAAGAGTTGCAACTTATTGGGATTGATAACTCAAATGCCATGCTCAACCGAGCTAAAAACAAAGCAAAAGCTTTTGGTGTAGCAATTGAGTTTATTGAAGGAGATATTCACGACATTGCATTAGAAGATGCAAAGTTGATTATCTCAAACTATACACTGCAATTTATTCGCCCACTGCATCGAGAGAAGCTGGTTCAAAAAATTTATGATTCTTTAGAGAGTGGCGGAGTGTTTATATTCAGTGAAAAAGTGATTTCATCCAATAAAACACTCAATAAACAGTCTATTGATGAGTATTATAAATTTAAAAAAACACAAGGTTACTCTGAATTTGAGATTGCTCAAAAAAGAGAAGCGTTAGAAAATGTTTTGATTCCTTACAGTGAAGAGGAGAACAGACAAATGATAGAAGATGCAGGATTTTCACACTGTGAAACCCTTTTTAAGTGGGTGAATTTTGCAACGTTTATTGCCATCAAATAA
- a CDS encoding bifunctional riboflavin kinase/FAD synthetase: protein MLVDKKSITSIAIGGFDGMHMAHQTLFANLTKNGAIVVIETGYANLTPKTKREAFTSYPIYYYDLQSIKHLQGKEFMALLNEEFPNMRKIVVGFDFCFGANRTHCISELKELFHGEVVVINEVCINNIPVHSRIIREYIVKGDFLTANTLLGRKYTIDGVQVKGQGLGSKSFVPTINLKVEDYLLPNEGVYATKTIVEKQSYESITFLGHRVTTDGSFAIETHILDKNLTNHRKEVQIKFFEKIRDNQKFDSFEDLKLQIDQDIIDVKNYFQK, encoded by the coding sequence ATGTTAGTCGATAAAAAAAGTATCACCTCAATTGCCATTGGTGGTTTTGATGGCATGCACATGGCGCATCAAACACTCTTTGCAAACTTAACAAAAAATGGTGCTATAGTTGTTATAGAGACCGGATATGCCAACTTAACCCCCAAAACCAAACGAGAAGCTTTCACCTCCTACCCGATATACTATTACGATTTACAAAGTATTAAACACTTACAAGGCAAAGAGTTTATGGCACTTTTAAATGAAGAGTTTCCCAACATGCGAAAAATTGTAGTGGGATTTGACTTTTGTTTTGGTGCGAATAGAACTCACTGTATCAGTGAACTCAAAGAGCTCTTTCATGGGGAAGTAGTGGTGATTAATGAAGTGTGTATCAATAATATTCCCGTACACTCAAGAATCATTCGAGAATATATTGTCAAAGGAGATTTCCTCACAGCCAACACTTTGCTTGGCAGAAAATATACCATCGATGGTGTTCAAGTCAAAGGTCAAGGGCTTGGTTCAAAAAGTTTTGTGCCCACAATCAACTTAAAAGTTGAGGATTATTTGCTTCCCAATGAAGGGGTTTATGCCACCAAAACCATCGTAGAAAAACAAAGTTATGAATCGATTACTTTCTTAGGTCACAGAGTAACCACCGATGGTTCTTTTGCTATAGAGACTCACATATTGGACAAGAACTTAACCAACCACAGGAAAGAGGTGCAGATCAAGTTTTTTGAAAAAATACGAGACAATCAAAAGTTTGATTCCTTTGAAGACTTGAAACTTCAAATTGACCAAGACATTATTGATGTTAAAAACTATTTTCAAAAATGA